In the Deltaproteobacteria bacterium genome, CAAGTCGACATTTATTTCGACTGCCGACGAACAATTTTTTTCGAGAAAATCCTTTACCAACAACTTAATCTTTTCTGGATCCTGATTAGGAACCAATCGACAAGAAATCTTCGCCGTCGCCACCGCTGGAATAACTGTCTTAAATCCCTCTCCTGCATATCCACCCGCAATCCCATTAATCTCAATCGTTGGACGAAGCCAAGCCGACTCCTTAGGAGAACAGCTTTTCTCGCCACCTAAAGCCTTGGCACCAAACTTTTCACAATACCGCTCATGATCGAACTCAAAGGAAATCTCCTTAAAAAACTCTGGCGAACAAGCTTCTACGTCATCGTAAAACCCTGGCACTGCAATGCGACCACTCTCATCTCTAAGCTTAGAAAGAAGCTCTACTAAGGCGTGAATCGGATTGTAGACTATTCCACCATGAGTACCAGAATGCAGGTCTACATTCGAGCCTCTAACATTAACAGTCATAGTTGCAATGCCGCGAAGCCCCAAACTAACCGCCGGAGCATCAATGCTTTCAAAACCAACATCTAAAATAAGCAAGTAATCTGCACAGAGTTCTTCGCGCTTACTTGCGAGTAGTCCAGAAAGACCATGACTGCTCGTCTCCTCCTCGCCTTCTATGAGCAACTTTATGTTGACTGGCAAGGAGCCTAACTGCTCAAGGTAATGCTTAATAGCCGTTATGGCATAAAAACATTGCCCCTTATTATCTTGGGCACCACGCGCGAATATCTCGCCATCGCGAATAGTTGCCTTAAATGGGGGCGAAGCCCAAGCTTCTAGTGGAGAAACTGGCTGAACGTCATAGTGATTGTAGATCATCACCGTAGGTTTAGACGCATCAAAGTCGCGGGTAACCGCAAAAACCACTGGATGACCACTGGTTTCCCAAAGGCTTACTTTTAAGCCCATAGCTTCCAAATAGTCTCGAAGCCAATTAGCGCAATCGAGAACCTCAGACTTATACTCAGCCTCAGAACTAACACTCTCAAAGGCAAGAAATCTGCTAAAGTCAGAATAAATTTCCTCCCAGCGTTTGTCGTAATTAACACTGAGAAGGGGAATGACTGAATCGACATTTTTCACAACAAGCTCTCCAAAATTAGGCGTCCATAATGTAATTGGGAAATTCCTGCATAAGCATCGCTAGAGCCCTGCAATATGGCTCCTTCTTAAACGAGCTAATGCGCGAAACGAAATCACTTAACGTAACCCATGCACACTGATCAAACTCAATCGCGTTAGAGTGATGAGATAAATCTATTCTTGCATCTCCACTTAAACGAACTAAAAAGTAGGTCTGTTCCTGGCCATGATACCCGCGAGAATAATATTTTTCTGGCCATTCGTAGCGAATTTTCTGCGACAACCTACCAATTACTTCTACCTCTCTAGTGCCTATCTCTTCCTCTAGCTCCCGATACAAGGCCTCTAGCTCCGTTTCCCCCTCATCTATTCCCCCTTGCGGCAACTGCCACACATTTTTTCTATCAGACCGATGGCAGGCAAGAATTAACCCTTGGTCATTAATTACAACTACTGCTACATTTGGCCTGAATATTTTTTTTAGCGACATTGCCTTTTACTACTAAATGAAAAACTTTAACCTATTTAACAAATCAGCCTATCTGGCGATAGCCATCGCTACGTTGGTCACAGTTCTTTACCTCAATTCATTTTCTCTTCCCGCTGATATTCAAACGCAAATCCTTAGAGGGCAACTCATCTTAGAAAACAAAACCCTACCAACTATTACAAATTTCTCTTGGAGCGCTAACGACACCGTTAATAATTACACTCCTTGGCTTAACGATATCCTACAATACGCCATAATCGAGAATTTAGGAAAGTTCCTATCTATTGACTATCCTTTTAGCGCGAACGCAGGCAGGGCCATAATGCTTTTTCTTAGCTTGGCTAGCGCATATTTTCTAGCCACATTCTTCTCTCTCACCGCCCTAAGTAGATTCGCATTCCTTTCGCTTTATTTAATCCTGAATATAGCCTCCATTTCCGCAGAAACCCAAGTTTGGAGTCTTGTATTGCTTCCTCTCTCTCTACTATTCGCGCTGCGCGCTAAACCACTAGATATTATTTTACTTCACATCTTGTTTCTAACTTGGCCTGGCCTTGACGCCGATTTCTTCTCTGGCATTGCAGTAATCGCCCTGCTTCTCATTTCGACTATCGCGGCAAGAGACAAACGCAAAGCACTGCTCATGACTGGACTGCTCATGAGCACCACCGCCACGGCATATTTTGGTTCAAGCATCCCGACCAGAGGGATAGACAGCTCATTTCTACTTCCATTTGACGCTGATTACTTAGAAAATCGTTTTTATGGCAGCTTGTATTCAATAAACACGCCTAACTTCCATCTAATGGAGAACAAGCTTCTCGTAATAAGCGCCCTCTTAATACTTGCACTTTCCTTGCTGTCGCAGCAAAAATCTCTACAAAGGCCAACTATTACCTTGACTCTTGGCAGCCTAGCTCTAGTTCTTGCCGCTCAACGCTACCGATTTATCTATGGCTTGGCGGCAGCTCTTGCCGTTGGAACATTAGTTCAAAACATCCTTGAGCAGACTAAAGGAAATAGCGCCGCGAGTAAGTATTCGTCCACACATTCTTATAAGTTCATCGATCTACCGCTAACCATGTTGCTAGGGCTATTAGCAATATTTTTCTCGCCAAGCGCAACTAAGCATTCAATTCGGCCAATAGAGAACCATTTGGCAGAGTTAC is a window encoding:
- a CDS encoding dipeptidase; this translates as MKNVDSVIPLLSVNYDKRWEEIYSDFSRFLAFESVSSEAEYKSEVLDCANWLRDYLEAMGLKVSLWETSGHPVVFAVTRDFDASKPTVMIYNHYDVQPVSPLEAWASPPFKATIRDGEIFARGAQDNKGQCFYAITAIKHYLEQLGSLPVNIKLLIEGEEETSSHGLSGLLASKREELCADYLLILDVGFESIDAPAVSLGLRGIATMTVNVRGSNVDLHSGTHGGIVYNPIHALVELLSKLRDESGRIAVPGFYDDVEACSPEFFKEISFEFDHERYCEKFGAKALGGEKSCSPKESAWLRPTIEINGIAGGYAGEGFKTVIPAVATAKISCRLVPNQDPEKIKLLVKDFLEKNCSSAVEINVDLSPGGGKAVRTNSNSLVVRAAHRAFSEIMGVECQYVLEGASIPIVVDLTQATGADVVLLGYGLPDDNIHAPNEHFGVKRFKYGYLTIARILELLGQEVA
- a CDS encoding RNA pyrophosphohydrolase, with the translated sequence MSLKKIFRPNVAVVVINDQGLILACHRSDRKNVWQLPQGGIDEGETELEALYRELEEEIGTREVEVIGRLSQKIRYEWPEKYYSRGYHGQEQTYFLVRLSGDARIDLSHHSNAIEFDQCAWVTLSDFVSRISSFKKEPYCRALAMLMQEFPNYIMDA